The genome window CGCTTTCTTGCCGGCGGATGTCAGCTGCTGAGCTGCTTGCGCTTGTCGCCGCCCGTGATCTGGATGCGGCGCGGCTTGGCCTCCTCGGCGACGGGGATGCGGAGGGTGAGGACGCCGGCGTCGTACGAGGCGTCGATGCGCTCCGTGTCCAGGGTGTCGCCCAGGAACAGCTGGCGGGTGAAGGTTCCGGTGGGACGCTCGGTCACCACCATGTCGGCGCCTTCGGGGGCCGGGGAGCGGCGCTCGGCGCGGACGTTGAGAACGTGGCGTTCGACGTCCAGGTCGATCGACTCGGGGTCGACGCCGGGGAGGTCGAAGTGGACGACGAGCTCGTCACCGGAACGGTAGGCGTCCATCTGCATCGCCGCCGGGCGTGCGGTGCTGCCGAAAACCTGCTGCGTGAGCCGGTCGAGCTCGCGGAACGGGTCGGTGCGCATGAGCATCACAGGTCACTCCCTTCCTGAGGCACTGCTGTGCGATGCCCTTTACGACTTCTTATATAGCGCGGAGGCAGAAAGTTGACAAGCTCTGACTCAAGTTGCTGGGAGGGCGATGTTTGCGCAGGTGAGGCCGGGGGCGCGGAGTCGGGGGTGACGGTGCGTGCGGGAGGACGGTTGCGGCGCGCCGGGCGCGCACCCCGCGCCGTGCCGCGTCCGCGCGCAGGGTTAGCCTCAATCGATCACACACACGCACCATCAGGAGGCAGGCAGCGATGGCGAAGGTTCCCACAGCTCTGGTCGCCGCGAGCGGGCTCGTCGGCGGGTACGGGGTCGCCCGCTGGACCAGGAAGCGGCAGCTGGGCGGGGCCGTACTGGCGGTCGCCGGTGCCGCGGCCGCGCAGCAGTGGCGGCGGCAGGCCGGGGGTGTGGCGGCCGGGGCGCTGACCGCCGCGTACGTCGCCGCGTTCGCCGGGTCGCACCCGCTGGCCAAGAAGGTGGGGGCGTGGCCGTCGGTGTTCGGGGTCGCCGGGGCCGTCGCGCTGGCGTCCTGGGCCGTGGCCGACCGGCGCGGCTAGCAGAGGCCGACGGGCCCGCCCTGGCCGAGCCCCCGACCTCACAAGGGATTCGTGAGCGTCAGCTCCTCCTTCTCCTTCGCCCACTCCCCCCGGAACGCCCGCGCCACCCCCGCCGCGACCAGCACTCCGGCCGCGATCAGCAGCGTGAAGAAACCCCAGGCCAGGGGCCACAGGGAGGCGTCCGGGCCCGGGTGGGCGCGAAGGGAGACGTGCATCAGTGTGGCGGGGGGTGCCGCCACCAGCAGCAGGGGCCAGCCGAGGTCGTCCCAGTGGCCGAAGTAGGCCGCGAGCAGCAGCAGGGTCAGCGCGAGGAACAGGACGCCGACGACCGTCACGGGGGTCGTCTCCTCGGTGGCCCCGGCGGCCGTGGCGCGGTTGCGCAGGTCCCACGGCAGGCACAGGAGGTACGCCCCGGCCGCGAGCGCGGCGCCGAGCAGGCGGATCAGCCAGCGCTCGGGCCAGGGGCGCGTTCGCATGGGGCGGAACAGCTTCTCGGTCATGCGTACGAGGGTGGCCGCGGAGCGGCGGGGTCGGGAGAGTACGGATACTCAGATCCCCACCGCCGCGCGGCCACCGGGGCCGCCCCTACGGCGTCGCCTGCGCCCCTCGCGTCGTCGTCGCCGCGGTCAGCGGCCGGGCGATGTCCTCCAGCGAGCGCCGTTCCGCCCGTACCGCGAGCAGGGCCGCGACCAGGCCCGCCGCGCACATCACGGCCGCGCCGATCTGGAAGGCGAGGACCGTGTCGGCGACCTTGCCGGTGCCGGTGAGGTCCGCGAACAGGATCGGGCCGCTGATACCTCCGGCCGCGGTGCCGATCGCGTAGAAGAAGGCGATGGACATGGCCCTGGTCTCCATCGGGAACACCTCGGAGACCGTCAGGTAGGCGCTGGAGGCGCCCGCCGAGGCGAAGAACAGCACGGCGCACCAGCAGGCCGTCAGCGTGCCCGCGCTCAGCGAGCCCTGGCCGAACAGCCACGCCGTACCGAACAGCAGCACGCCGGAGATCAGGTACGTCGAGGAGATCATCACCCGGCGGCCGACCGTGTCGAACAGCTTGCCGAGCAGCAGTGGGCCCATGAAGTTGCCGATCGCGATGACGGCGAAGTAGTAACCGGTGTGGTCGGCGGGCACGTCGAAGAACTTGGTCAGGATCGCGCCGAAGCCGAACGTGATCGCGTTGTAGAGGAACGCCTGGCCGATGAAGAGGGAGAAGCCCAGCACGGAGCGCCTGCGGTAGTCGTGGAAGACCGTGCGGGCGATGATGCCGAAGCCGATGCTCTCGCGCTGGTGGATGGTGATCGTGCCCTCGGGCTCCGGAAGCCGCTCCCCCCGCTCCTCCTCGATCCGCTGTTCGATGCCGGAGACCACCTGTTCCGCTTCCTGTTCCCGGCCGTGGATCAGCAGCCAGCGCGGACTCTCGGGGACGTGCCGCCGTACCAGCAGGATGACCAGGCCCAGGACGACGCCGAGGGCGAAGGTCAGCCGCCAGCCCACGTCCTTGGGCAGGATGGCGGTGTTCAGGGCGATGATCGACAGCAGCGCGCCGCCGACCGCTCCCACCCAGAAGCTGCCGTTGATGATCAGATCGACCCGGCCGCGGAACTGCGCCGGGATCAGTTCGTCGATCGCGGAGTTGATGGCCGCGTACTCACCGCCGATCCCGAAGCCGGTCAGGAAGCGGAAGAGGAAGAACCACCAGGAGTTGAAGGACACCGCGGTCAGGGCCGTGGCGCCGAGATAGACCGCGAGAGTGATCATGAAGAGTTTCTTGCGGCCGAAGCGGTCGGTCAGTCGGCCCCAGAAC of Streptomyces cynarae contains these proteins:
- a CDS encoding Hsp20/alpha crystallin family protein, translated to MLMRTDPFRELDRLTQQVFGSTARPAAMQMDAYRSGDELVVHFDLPGVDPESIDLDVERHVLNVRAERRSPAPEGADMVVTERPTGTFTRQLFLGDTLDTERIDASYDAGVLTLRIPVAEEAKPRRIQITGGDKRKQLSS
- a CDS encoding MFS transporter, producing MSITAPRPGTVTTAIPARLDRLPWSRWHWTIVIGLGTVWILDGLEVTVVGNIASRLSEPGSGLAISSSQVTGLAAALYVAGACSGALFWGRLTDRFGRKKLFMITLAVYLGATALTAVSFNSWWFFLFRFLTGFGIGGEYAAINSAIDELIPAQFRGRVDLIINGSFWVGAVGGALLSIIALNTAILPKDVGWRLTFALGVVLGLVILLVRRHVPESPRWLLIHGREQEAEQVVSGIEQRIEEERGERLPEPEGTITIHQRESIGFGIIARTVFHDYRRRSVLGFSLFIGQAFLYNAITFGFGAILTKFFDVPADHTGYYFAVIAIGNFMGPLLLGKLFDTVGRRVMISSTYLISGVLLFGTAWLFGQGSLSAGTLTACWCAVLFFASAGASSAYLTVSEVFPMETRAMSIAFFYAIGTAAGGISGPILFADLTGTGKVADTVLAFQIGAAVMCAAGLVAALLAVRAERRSLEDIARPLTAATTTRGAQATP